The following proteins are encoded in a genomic region of Chelmon rostratus isolate fCheRos1 chromosome 3, fCheRos1.pri, whole genome shotgun sequence:
- the wu:fc21g02 gene encoding uncharacterized protein wu:fc21g02, producing MMWSVLIMLAAALSVEAYAVNDLHERLAHGRQLKIFLPKSVEKLEFTPADDPGKTFLYWEKGRLRTTKGRVSGTGSDRRWYIDKVTYEDQGTYIQKDFWNKEISTVKVAVTPRHNYVKCVAGESLYISLEGIDLADAVLSFSGVAANVTLVHDGARVSQDLPDYWDRVQTHSMKIEIRNVNYTDEGRYTLRDRRDRVVSVTRMDLTDHHEYSEGNPLMALLLLLGIPAGICCCCRKKIFKKKATTATTLQTTPDAVHPPPCGPFGPSPPYNTPAQPGVAYYHGTDSNVGPTVHPPPLAPGPGHWNGPPPSPGFNPSYQPVNPAYPPAGPVAPMGYHPAPVIYGSPPPPAMSEPVKEEIKMENMVSSPATPPPAATPQAKAASSPVAPAPTSSTSVFSSSDSAYKFQVDGEKTDTNFL from the exons ATGATGTGGAGTGTTCTGATCATGCTGGCTGCTGCCCTCAGTGTCG AGGCCTATGCTGTCAATGATCTCCATGAGCGTTTGGCCCATGGTCGCCAGCTGAAGATCTTCCTGCCCAAAAGTGTAGAGAAGCTGGAGTTCACTCCAGCTGATGATCCCGGGAAGACCTTTTTGTACTGGGAGAAGGGCAGACTCAG GACAACCAAAGGCAGGGTGTCTGGCACAGGCAGTGACCGACGCTGGTACATCGACAAG GTAACTTATGAGGACCAGGGGACATACATTCAAAAAGACTTCTGGAATAAAGAGATATCTACTGTCAAAGTGGCTGTCACAC CCAGGCATAACTATGTGAAGTGTGTAGCAGGAGAGAGTCTCTACATCTCACTTGAGGGCATTGACCTGGCTGatgctgtcctctccttctctggGGTGGCTGCCAACGTTACACTG GTGCATGATGGTGCTCGAGTCTCCCAGGACCTTCCTGATTACTGGGACAGGGTTCAGACCCACTCAATGAAAATCGAGATCAGGAATGTGAACTATACTGATGAGGGACGTTACACACTGAGAGACCGCAGGGACCGGGTGGTGTCTGTTACTAGGATGGACCTGACAG ACCATCATGAGTACTCAGAGGGAAACCCTCTCATGGCTCTGCTTTTACTGCTGGGCATCCCGGCTgggatttgctgctgttgtcgGAAGAAAATTTTCAAGAAGAAAGCCACCACTGCTACAACGCTACAG ACTACCCCAGATGCAGTCCATCCTCCTCCCTGTGGTCCTTTTGGACCTTCTCCTCCCTACAACACCCCGGCACAACCAGGAGTG gcgTACTACCATGGCACTGACTCTAACGTG GGTCCTACAGTCCACCCCCCCCCTCTGGCTCCAGGCCCAGGCCACTGGAACGGCCCCCCACCCTCCCCA ggttTTAACCCATCCTACCAACCCGTGAACCCTGCCTACCCTCCTGCCGGTCCTGTAGCTCCAATG gGCTACCATCCAGCTCCAGTCATTTATggctctcctccaccaccagcaATGAGTGAACCTGTTAAAGAGGAGATCAAGATGGAGAATATGGTTTCTTCACCTGCTACCCCCCCACCGGCTGCCACACCACAG GCTAAAGCTGCATCCTCTCCTGTGGCTCCTGCGCCCACCTCATCCACCAGCGTTTTCAGCTCCTCGGATAGTGCCTACAAGTTCCAAGTTGATGGAGAGAAAACCGACACCAACTTCCTGTAA
- the zgc:165520 gene encoding syntaxin-3 produces the protein MKDRLAQLKEKSDAGGDDIEVPMENEAFMDDFFAQIEDIRTSIDKIDESVIEIKKLYSTILSAPTSDQKTQDDVEALTNDIKKSANNARNKLKSIERHLESNTDERASADLRIRKSQHAILAKKFVEVMTKYNEAQVDFRDKSKGRIARQLEITGKATTDEELEEMLEGGNSAVFTAGIMDSKINQQALNEIEARHKDIMRLESSIKELHDMFVDIAMLVENQGGMIDRIESNMDQSVGFVERAVADTKKAAKFQQEARRKQMMIFCCCVILAIVLGSFVYSFIK, from the exons ATGAAGGACCGACTGGCGCAGCTGAAGGAG aAGAGTGATGCTGGAGGAGATGACATTGAGGTCCCCATGGAGAATGAGGCTTTTATGGATGACTTTTTTGCACAG atTGAAGATATCCGTACCAGCATTGACAAGATTGATGAGAGTGTCATAGAAATCAAAAAACTCTACTCCACCATCTTGTCAGCCCCTACATCGGACCAGA AAACACAAGATGATGTTGAAGCCCTCACCAATGATATCAAGAAGTCGGCCAACAATGCAAGAAACAAACTTAAGA gtATTGAACGCCATCTTGAGTCAAACACAGATGAGAGAGCCTCAGCTGACCTCAGGATACGCAAATCACAG CATGCTATCCTGGCCAAAAAGTTTGTGGAGGTGATGACAAAATACAACGAGGCTCAAGTTGACTTCAGAGATAAGAGCAAAGGACGGATTGCCCGACAGCTGGAAATCA CGGGGAAAGCAACGACTGACGAGGAGCTGGAAGAGATGCTGGAGGGAGGCAACTCAGCTGTCTTCACTGCTGGA ATTATGGACTCTAAGATCAACCAGCAGGCACTGAATGAGATTGAAGCTCGTCACAAAGACATTATGAGGCTGGAAAGCAGCATCAAAGAGCTCCATGACATGTTTGTCGATATTGCCATGCTGGTTGAGAATCAg GGTGGTATGATAGACAGAATTGAGAGCAACATGGACCAGTCAGTGGGCTTTGTGGAGAGGGCAGTAGCTGACACTAAAAAGGCAGCCAAATTCCAGCAGGAGGCGCGCAGG AAACAAATGATgatcttctgctgctgtgtgattttgGCCATCGTCCTTGGTTCATTTGTCTACAGCTTCATTAAATAG